Proteins encoded within one genomic window of Rhodobacteraceae bacterium LMO-JJ12:
- a CDS encoding glutathione S-transferase, with translation MTQEILTIPRPILWTFRRCPYAMRARMAVLSAGLEVELREIKLKDKPQAFLRASPSATVPNLQAGDLNLDESLDIMLWALGKSDPLGLLNMPSIGETLIAQNDGPFKAALDHTKYSDRYPDLDAQSERAKASTFIQSLETQLAKYPFLTGDRPTLADIAIFPFVRQFAHIDRAWFDAQRWPNVILWLDGFLQSADFQKAMAKFTVWEDGTRPYLFGHASE, from the coding sequence ATGACCCAAGAGATTTTGACCATACCGCGACCGATCCTGTGGACCTTTCGACGCTGCCCTTATGCTATGCGGGCGCGGATGGCGGTGTTGAGCGCGGGGCTGGAGGTAGAACTGCGCGAGATCAAATTGAAGGATAAGCCGCAGGCTTTTCTACGGGCCTCGCCTTCGGCCACGGTGCCTAATTTGCAAGCGGGTGATCTAAACTTGGATGAGAGTCTCGACATCATGCTATGGGCGCTTGGGAAGAGTGATCCGCTTGGGCTATTGAACATGCCCAGTATCGGCGAAACCCTGATTGCCCAGAACGATGGGCCCTTCAAAGCCGCGCTTGACCACACTAAATACTCAGACCGCTATCCTGATCTGGATGCCCAATCCGAACGGGCGAAAGCATCCACCTTCATTCAGTCTCTTGAGACACAGCTGGCGAAGTATCCTTTCCTGACGGGCGACAGGCCCACACTCGCCGACATCGCGATCTTTCCGTTTGTGAGGCAGTTCGCCCATATTGACCGTGCCTGGTTTGACGCGCAGCGTTGGCCCAATGTGATCCTTTGGTTGGACGGTTTCCTTCAGAGCGCAGATTTTCAAAAGGCCATGGCGAAATTCACTGTTTGGGAAGACGGCACGCGCCCCTATCTTTTCGGCCACGCCTCTGAATAG
- a CDS encoding helix-turn-helix domain-containing protein: protein MTITVPNTPKQVKIAFIAYEGAQMSAVLGLGDILTVANRYAAEVGSGKVDHAVLRPGDLDGEAGFDAVIVPPNLTGGRGNTDGLVHGWIAEQHRGGATLCSACAGAFWLGHAGALDGRPVTTHWALEREFRAAFPRAELHPEHLLIDDHDIVTAGGVMAWVDLGLFLVRRWLGPDVVSRTCRQMLIDPQGREQRNYRSFRPRLDHGDDSIRGLQHWMEENAALELALPTLSNRAGMTERTFQRRFTNATGLSVSRYVQELRIEKARGLLERTTMPVNEICWAVGYADASTFSRLFRSICGVSASEYRRRFAIG, encoded by the coding sequence ATGACAATCACTGTGCCGAATACGCCAAAGCAGGTTAAGATCGCTTTCATTGCCTACGAGGGCGCGCAAATGTCCGCCGTGCTTGGCCTTGGCGACATCCTGACCGTCGCAAACCGCTATGCTGCCGAAGTTGGTTCAGGGAAGGTGGATCATGCGGTCCTCCGCCCCGGCGATCTTGATGGCGAGGCTGGGTTTGATGCGGTCATCGTGCCGCCCAATCTGACCGGTGGCCGGGGCAATACCGATGGACTCGTCCATGGCTGGATCGCCGAACAACATAGAGGCGGCGCGACGCTGTGCTCGGCCTGCGCGGGTGCGTTCTGGCTGGGCCACGCAGGTGCGCTGGATGGCCGGCCTGTAACAACTCACTGGGCGCTGGAAAGAGAGTTCCGCGCCGCATTTCCACGCGCGGAGCTGCACCCGGAGCATCTGCTGATCGACGACCACGACATTGTCACCGCGGGCGGCGTGATGGCCTGGGTTGATCTGGGGCTTTTCTTGGTGCGACGGTGGCTGGGGCCGGACGTCGTCTCGCGCACCTGCCGCCAAATGCTGATCGACCCTCAGGGACGCGAACAACGCAACTATCGCAGTTTCCGACCGCGCCTGGATCACGGCGACGACTCTATTCGGGGCCTCCAACACTGGATGGAAGAAAACGCCGCTTTGGAACTCGCCCTACCAACTTTGTCGAACAGGGCAGGGATGACCGAACGGACATTCCAACGTCGCTTCACCAATGCGACGGGTCTTTCGGTAAGCCGCTATGTACAGGAACTGCGGATCGAGAAGGCGCGGGGTCTGTTGGAACGCACGACAATGCCGGTAAACGAAATCTGCTGGGCTGTAGGTTACGCCGATGCCTCGACCTTCAGCCGCCTCTTCCGTTCGATCTGTGGCGTGAGCGCCAGCGAATATAGGCGGCGGTTTGCTATTGGATGA
- a CDS encoding cysteine hydrolase, translating into MTKTALILIDIQNDYFEGGLMALDGMDAAAANAKRLLAGARARREPVFHIRHIAGSADAPFFRPGTLGSEINETVRPDSSETVFEKSRPNSFVGTGLEAALRAAEIKRVILCGAMSQMCVDATARAAADMGFAVTVVGDACAAASVSHGGVSVPSGHVHAAIMAPLAASYGKVVTTDDMVNNRGAA; encoded by the coding sequence ATGACCAAGACAGCCCTGATCCTCATCGACATCCAGAACGACTATTTTGAAGGAGGCCTGATGGCCCTCGACGGCATGGATGCCGCTGCCGCCAATGCCAAGAGACTTCTTGCCGGAGCGCGAGCCAGGCGAGAACCGGTCTTCCATATCCGTCACATCGCGGGTTCGGCCGATGCTCCGTTTTTCCGTCCAGGCACTCTGGGTAGCGAGATCAATGAAACCGTGCGGCCCGACTCCAGTGAGACGGTCTTCGAGAAAAGCCGTCCCAATTCATTCGTCGGCACCGGTCTGGAAGCGGCACTGCGCGCGGCGGAGATCAAGCGTGTCATTCTCTGCGGCGCGATGAGCCAAATGTGTGTGGACGCCACCGCCCGCGCGGCGGCCGACATGGGCTTTGCCGTCACTGTGGTCGGGGATGCCTGCGCCGCCGCGTCGGTCAGTCACGGCGGCGTTTCGGTGCCGTCTGGACACGTCCACGCCGCGATCATGGCCCCCTTGGCGGCGAGTTACGGCAAGGTCGTGACGACAGATGACATGGTAAACAACCGCGGCGCTGCCTGA
- a CDS encoding LysE family translocator gives MTTTIAALIAFLFPLAYSPGPGNMFFAANGARFGMRATLPANLGYHVATWIVTAAIGFGALAAFTTHPGAFNSLKLLGCLYVLWLAWSLFHSGGHDGATEATPAGFGTGVLLLLFNPKAYLIIALMFTQFVVAADGTGQWQVILVITTVFTLNNLLAFLAWTAAGDRLAKQFREEQSATWINRIFGTVLAAVAVWMAIG, from the coding sequence ATGACAACGACCATAGCAGCCCTGATCGCCTTCCTCTTTCCGCTGGCCTACAGCCCGGGACCGGGAAACATGTTCTTCGCCGCCAACGGTGCGCGCTTCGGTATGAGAGCGACCCTTCCAGCCAATCTCGGATACCATGTGGCAACGTGGATCGTGACTGCGGCGATCGGCTTCGGCGCGCTGGCGGCCTTCACGACGCATCCGGGCGCGTTCAATTCGCTGAAGTTGCTCGGATGCCTCTACGTGCTTTGGCTGGCCTGGAGTCTCTTTCACAGCGGTGGACACGATGGCGCGACGGAGGCTACGCCCGCCGGATTCGGCACCGGGGTGTTGCTGCTTCTGTTCAACCCGAAAGCCTACCTCATCATCGCATTGATGTTCACGCAGTTCGTCGTCGCGGCAGACGGTACAGGCCAGTGGCAGGTTATCCTCGTCATCACAACGGTCTTCACCCTGAACAACCTCCTCGCGTTCCTGGCATGGACTGCCGCGGGCGACCGGTTGGCCAAGCAGTTTCGCGAAGAGCAAAGCGCTACGTGGATCAATCGGATTTTCGGCACAGTTCTCGCCGCCGTCGCCGTGTGGATGGCGATCGGTTGA